AAACCAATCCCAACCCTGTCGATTGAAATTATCCCAAGACCGGCGGGACGCGGAAACACTCTTCGTCCGATGCAGGCGCGTTGGCGAGTGCCTGCTCTCGTGAAAGGCTTTGCGAGAATTCATCCGCTCGCCATCGATTGCTTACGTCAAGCGCCGTCGTCATGGGCTCGACATCCGTCGTATCGAGCTCCGACAACTTGTCGATGAAACCGAGGATGCTTTCCAATTGCGGCGCGAGATGCTCAAGCTCCTCTTGCGGGAGCTCCAGTCGGGCCAAGCGGGCCAGTTTAGCCGCGTCTTCGGTGGTCAAAGCCATGATTGATCCAAGGCGTGAGCAAATCAACGCGGTTTACTTGGCGCCGCTGACGTCAAACGGCTTTGTCTTGACCGTCTTGCGGATCGCGCCACTGCGGATGCACTGAACGCAAACTCGCATCGACTTATTTTCGCCTTCGGCGGTGGTCACATGCACGCGTTGCAAGTTGGGCACGAACTTCCGGCGGGTGATTCCGGTAATTTTCGTACCGACACCACCGAGGTACTTCGCCTTACCGCGGGTTTCGACGCGGTTTCCCATTTGAACTTTCTTTCCGCAAACTTCACATTGACGTGCCATAGCACCGCTCCCCATCAGATCCGATGGGTCTCCTCGACTGAATCGTTAATCGTGTCTGTCTCAAGCAATCCGGACGCAGATTGGACCGGATTCGCTTGTCGCTAAAGTGTTCGGTGAAAACAGGTTGCAGCGATCGATGTGAACCGAAACTCCGTCGGTTGCACCCCGCATTTCGAGAGTGTAGAGGACCGGAATCCTCGAATTCGACACCGAGCGGAACGCTGCAGAGCGGCAAACTATACAAAGCCTAGCCCTTTGGCGAAAGAACCAATCTGGCCGACCCCGAAGACCAATTTGCGCCGATCGCTCGCAGCATTCCCTGAGCTTTCGTCCATGTCTCCGATTCTTCATCGGCAGGATGACTCCGCGCCGTGATCCCTCCTCCGACAGGAATCTGTAAGACTTCATCGGTCGCCGTCATGGAGCGGATCAAAATATTGAAATCGGCGTCGCCGGAGCAGCTGATGTATCCCATCGAACCACAGTAGGGCCCGCGGGGATTTGGCTCCAAACGCGCGATCGTTTTCATCGCTTCGATTTTGGGCGCCCCGGTCACGCTCCCCCCTGGGAAACAGGCACGCAAGCAGTCAACGACGCTAACGCCCTGCGAAAGCTCCGCTTCGACGACCGAGACGAGGTGCTGAACGAACTCGTAGCTTTCGAGCTCGCATAATTTGGAAACCGTCACACTGTGGTCGGTGCACACGCGAGAGAGGTCGTTTCGCATCAGGTCGACGATCATGATATTCTCGGCGCGTTCT
The sequence above is a segment of the Roseiconus lacunae genome. Coding sequences within it:
- the rpmB gene encoding 50S ribosomal protein L28, producing MARQCEVCGKKVQMGNRVETRGKAKYLGGVGTKITGITRRKFVPNLQRVHVTTAEGENKSMRVCVQCIRSGAIRKTVKTKPFDVSGAK
- the gatC gene encoding Asp-tRNA(Asn)/Glu-tRNA(Gln) amidotransferase subunit GatC, which produces MALTTEDAAKLARLARLELPQEELEHLAPQLESILGFIDKLSELDTTDVEPMTTALDVSNRWRADEFSQSLSREQALANAPASDEECFRVPPVLG